The Athene noctua chromosome 26, bAthNoc1.hap1.1, whole genome shotgun sequence genome has a window encoding:
- the USP28 gene encoding ubiquitin carboxyl-terminal hydrolase 28 isoform X4: protein MLPEHGTGHPATSCASEDGAHAGCQDCQMLLNQLKEITGIQDSAFLHAALKAANGDLMEAVAFLTEEHAQAPARDAAAAEPSVWEGSAVGKQLPLRVTAALSPSSPEDRRPVNAFTPRESPQAQPAERDAAERPQEAHSAENKNRSKRKRCEVWGENPKQNDWRRVGDWPVGMKNIGNTCWFSAVIQSLFQLPEFRRLVLGYSLPQTVLESCRSRTGKRNIAFMQELQCLFALMLGTRRKFVDPSAAVELLRDAFRSAEEQQQDVSEFTHKLLDWLEDAFQLAVNVKNPGDKSENPMVQLFYGTFLTEGVHEGNTFSKIETFGQYPLQVNGYRNLNECLEGAMVEGEMDEATASQSVKYGQERWFTKLPPVLTFELSRFEFNQSLGQPEKIHTKLEFPQTIYMDRYLYCSKELIQMKREEMKRLKEKMVILQQKLESYMKYGSGPARFPLPDMLRYVLEFLATKPAGGAAPAQGSQTPLPPSLAKPHVLELSEPNGVLEGTDTRAEDGPCFLANSSLQPKSHLVLQACSSPAGPSERPAPHMVSEDELNLVRTCLQRWRNEIEQDVQDLKESIARITLSIEQMYCDPLLQQVPYRLHAVLVHEGQANAGHYWAFIYDQPRKRWLKYNDISVTESSWEELERDSFGGLKNASAYCLMYISDQVSRLAADEDEGSEAGQFQREVEALSPELRHYIQEDNWRLEQEAEEWEEEQSCKIPQMEPSPASESQDLSSESGPDQLSVCEQSVCSLSSEHALIAKEQTAKAIANTAEAYEKNGVEAALCEPKEVEPVKAQLGDRALTVQAEPAQDAETEAAARASSQVSEVEIPSVGKIPVRSDADGYNEEVMLSPAMQGVILAIAKARQTFDRDGSEAGLVKAFHEEYSRLYLLAKETPTPQNDARLQHVLVYFLQNNAPQQVVERTLLEQFADKNLSYDERSISIMKVARAKLREIGPDDVDMEEYKRWHEDYSLFRKVSVYLLTGLELYQNRKYHEALTYLVYAYQSNTKLLLKGTSRGVSESLIALYRRKCLLKLNEVAASLFVSSEEACVAEGIGILNELIIPCMHLMNNFEISKEDLDAIEGRVQLQTWKELKGRCKHFPKFLALALQHVQPSCRRSWVSCCPGSSTAPPRSLS from the exons GATTGCCAGATGCTGTTAAACCAGCTGAAAGAGATCACGGGAATTCAAGACTCGGCTTTCCTTCACGCAGCTCTGAAG GCTGCAAATGGAGACCTGATGGAAGCCGTCGCCTTCCTGACGGAGGAGCACGCTCAGGCGCCGGCTCGGGACGCGGCTGCGGCAGAGCCCTCCGTGTGGGAAGGCAGCGCCGTGGGCAAACAGCTCCCCCTGC GTGTTACTGCTGCCCTTAGCCCAAGCAGCCCCGAGGACCGGCGCCCGGTCAACGCCTTCACGCCACGGGAATCCCCACAAGCTCAGCCTGCGGAGAGGGATGCTGCTGAGAG GCCACAGGAAGCACATTCTGCTGAGAACAAAAATCGCTCCAAAAGGAAACGCTGCGAAGTCTGGGGAGAGAACCCCAAGCAGAATGACTGGAGAAGAGTGGGCGACTGGCCTGTTGGAATGAAAAATATTGGAAATACCTGTTGGTTTAGTGCTGTCATACAG TCTCTGTTTCAGTTGCCAGAATTCCGGAGGCTGGTCCTTGGGTACTCCCTCCCACAGACAGTGCTTGAAAGTTGTCGCAGTCGCACT ggaaaaagaaacattgCATTCATGCAAGAACTTCAGTGTCTGTTTGCTTTAATGCTGGGGACGCGTCGTAAGTTTGTAGACCCTTCTGCAGCAGTGGAACTCTTGAGGGATGCGTTTAGATCCGCTGAAGAACAGCAG CAAGATGTGAGTGAATTTACACACAAACTACTGGACTGGCTGGAGGATGCGTTCCAGCTGGCAGTGAATGTCAA GAACCCTGGGGACAAATCTGAGAACCCGATGGTGCAGCTGTTCTATGGGACTTTCTTGACCGAGGGTGTCCATGAGG GCAATACTTTCTCCAAGATCGAAACCTTTGGCCAGTATCCCCTTCAGGTAAACGGGTATCGCAACCTGAATGAGTGCTTGGAAGGAGCCATGGTGGAGGGAGAGATGGATGAGGCGACAGCATCTCAGTCGGTGAAGTATGGACAGGAG CGCTGGTTTACAAAACTCCCGCCAGTACTGACCTTTGAACTCTCCCGATTTGAGTTCAATCAGTCCCTAGGACAGCCAGAGAAAATTCACACCAAGCTAGAGTTTCCCCAGACTATTTATATGGACAG GTACCTCTACTGCAGTAAAGAACTTATTCAGatgaagagagaagaaatgaagagatTGAAGGAGAAAATGGTGATTCTGCAGCAGAAACTGGAAAG TTACATGAAATACGGCTCCGGCCCCGCGCGCTTCCCGCTGCCCGACATGCTCCGCTACGTCCTGGAATTCCTCGCCACGAagccggcggggggggctgctcccgcaCAGGGCTCGCAGACGCCCCTCCCGCCGTCCCTGGCCAAGCCGCACGTCTTGGAGCTCTCGGAGCCGAACGG CGTACTAGAAGGGACAGATACTAGGGCTGAAGATGGACCTTGCTTTTTGGCAAATTCTTCACTGCAGCCAAAGTCACATCTGGTGCTGCAGGCTTGCAGCTCGCCAGCGGGACCGTCGGAACGTCCAGCTCCTCACATGGTTTCCGAGGACGAGCTGAACCTGGTTCGGACGTGTCTGCAGCGATGGAGAAACGAGATTGAACAAGACGTGCAAG ATCTGAAGGAGTCTATTGCCAGAATCACCCTGTCCATTGAACAAATGTACTGCGACCCTCTCCTCCAGCAG GTTCCCTACCGTCTGCACGCAGTCCTGGTACATGAGGGGCAAGCGAACGCCGGCCACTACTGGGCCTTCATCTACGACCAGCCCCGGAAACGCTGGCTCAAGTACAACGACATCTCGGTGACCGAGTCGTCGtgggaggagctggagagggatTCTTTCGGAGGCTTGAAGAACGCCAGTGCCTACTGCCTGATGTACATAAGCGACCAGGTGTCCCGCCTCGCTGCAG ACGAGGACGAGGGCTCCGAGGCTGGGCAGTTCCAAAGGGAAGTGgaggccttgtccccagagctgagGCACTACATCCAGGAGGACAACTGGCGACTcgagcaggaggcagaggagtgggaggaggagcagTCCTGCAAGATTCCTCAGATGGAGCCTTCACCTGCCTCTGAGTCGCAGGACCTCTCCTCCGAGTCAGGACCAG ATCAGTTGTCAGTCTGTGAGCAGAGCGTGTGCTCCCTGTCCTCCGAGCACGCCCTGATCGCCAAGGAGCAGACGGCCAAGGCCATCGCCAACACCGCTGAGGCCTACGAGAAGAACGGCGTGGAGGCCGCTCTCTGCGAG CCCAAGGAGGTAGAACCCGTGAAGGCCCAACTGGGAGACAGAGCCCTTACAGTTCAGGCAGAGCCCGCGCAGGACGCTGAGACAGAGGCTGCTGCCCGGGCTAGCTCGCAGGTCTCTGAAGTGGAAATCCCCAGTGTGGGGAAGATTCCTGTTAGGTCCGATGCAGATGGATATAACGAGGAG GTGATGCTGAGCCCAGCCATGCAAGGTGTCATCCTGGCTATTGCCAAAGCCCGCCAGACCTTTGATCGGGACGGGTCTGAAGCAGGGCTTGTGAAG GCCTTCCACGAGGAGTACTCGCGGCTCTACCTGCTCGCCAAAGAGACCCCGACCCCTCAGAACGACGCCCGCCTGCAGCACGTCCTCGTTTACTTCCTGCAGAACAACGCTCCCCAGCAGGTGGTGGAACGGACCCTCCTGGAGCAGTTCGCAGACAAAAACCTCAGCTACGATGAGAG GTCAATCAGCATTATGAAGGTGGCGCGAGCAAAGCTGAGGGAAATCGGCCCCGATGACGTCGACATGGAGGAGTACAAG CGGTGGCACGAAGACTACAGCCTGTTCCGGAAGGTGTCGGTGTACCTGCTGACCGGGCTGGAGCTGTACCAGAACAGAAA GTACCACGAGGCGCTCACCTACCTGGTCTACGCCTACCAAAGCAACACCAAGCTTCTGCTGAAGGGCACCAGCAGAGGAGTCAGCGAGTCGCTGATCGCCCTGTACAGGCGCAAGTGTCTGCTG AAGCTGAATGAGGTGGCAGCGTCTCTGTTCGTTAGCTCTGAGGAAGCATGTGTGGCGGAGGGCATTGGCATCCTGAACGAGCTGATCATCCCCTGCATGCATCTCATGAACAACTTTGAGATCTCCAAGGAGGACCTGGATGCCATCGAG ggcagggtccAGCTCCAAACCTGGAAGGAATTAAAGGGCCGTTGCAAACACTTCCCTAAATTCCTGGCGTTGGCACTGCAGCATGTTCAG CCAAGCTGCAGGAGAAGCTGGGTGAGTTGCTGCCCCGGCTCCTCGACTGCTCCACCGAGGTCATTGTCCTGA